One segment of Triticum aestivum cultivar Chinese Spring chromosome 2A, IWGSC CS RefSeq v2.1, whole genome shotgun sequence DNA contains the following:
- the LOC123189635 gene encoding F-box protein At1g78280, whose product MESAGNDRRGAALGGLAVLPDELLCAVVDLLQPTDIGRLACVSSVMYILCNEEPLWMSKYLSVGGHFEYKGSWKKTTLSRLNLCSENSELEQKARHFDGFNSLYLYRRWYRCFTTLSSYSFDNGHVERKDDLSLDHFRSQYDGKGPVLLGKLAESWPARTKWSMQQLVHDYGEVTFRISQRSPKKIIMKLKDYVSYMELQHDEDPLYIFDDKFGESAPALLEDYRVPHLFQEDLFDVLDYEQRPAFRWFIIGPERSGASWHVDPGLTSAWNTLLCGRKRWALYPPGRVPGGVTVHVSAEDGDVDIETPTSLQWWLDIYPHLAEHEKPLECTQLPGETIFVPSGWWHCVLNLETTVAVTQNFVNQSNFEHVCLDMAPGHCHKGVCRAGLLAVPGKSVRDIENHPPGTITSNHNDMTCTEERLKGSGSVRDSNSESQCSSFEFSDVDKSLENQVFSYDIGFLSQFLEKEKDHYTSVWSPTNPIGQREAREWLRRLWVLKPELRGLIWKGACLAINVDKWYACLEEIRACHSLPAPSEDEKLPVGTGSNPVFIVSDNVIKINAEGGLGYSAHGLGTELEFYDLLRKVGSPLVNHIPEIIASGFLVYEDGVYRTVPWNGKGMPDVLAKYYPLELSYANSCFPLGLWSKQQFGMDGSAESSNRPIWPYMVTRKCKGDIFAHVRDTLSKADLLNLASSLGVQMRNIHLLPLPHEESLPEPEDNNVKDSDPPEWKQVISTLNRRKNNIKKHLANWGGTVPTVLIEKAEEYLPPDMSSLIKFVKDGDGDSVYTFPSWIHSDIMDDNILTQRAPEMGSLTDTKSTGDGDLEKLNEIHIIDFSDLSIGDPLCDLIPLQLDVFRGDIDLLREYLGSYQLPFLRGKSNDDIYKSVQNSKFSTASYRAMCYCILHDDNVLAAIFGLWKELRNATSWEEVEHLVWDDLNRYQQSSPTLSS is encoded by the exons ATGGAATCGGCGGGGAACGACCGGAGGGGCGCCGCGCTGGGGGGCCTGGCGGTGCTCCCCGACGAGCTGCTCTGCgccgtcgtcgacctcctccagcccacCGACATCGGCCGCCTCGCATGCGTCAGCAG TGTCATGTACATACTTTGCAACGAGGAACCTCTCTGGATGAGTAAATATCTTTCCGTTGGTGGTCATTTTGAGTACAAAGGTTCTTGGAAGAAAACAACGTTGTCTAG GCTTAATCTTTGCTCCGAAAATAGTGAGCTTGAGCAGAAGGCTCGTCATTTTGATG GATTCAACTCATTGTACTTATACAGGAGATGGTATAGATGTTTTACTACTTTGAGTAGTTATTCCTTTGACAATGGCCATGTGGAAAGAAAGGATGATCTTTCTTTGGATCATTTCCGTTCTCAGTATGATGGAAAAGGCCCA GTTTTGCTTGGTAAGCTGGCTGAATCCTGGCCAGCGAGAACGAAATGGTCGATGCAGCAACTGGTACATGATTATGGTGAAGTTACATTTAGGATATCACAAAGAAGCCCTAAGAAGATAATAATGAAACTGAAAGACTACGTTTCTTACATGGAACTCCAGCATGATGAAGACCCTCTTTACATATTTGATGATAAG TTTGGAGAGTCAGCACCAGCACTATTGGAAGATTACAGAGTCCCTCATTTATTTCAAGAAGATCTTTTTGATGTCTTGGATTATGAACAAAGACCAGCTTTCAGATGGTTCATCATTGGACCAGAAAGATCAGGTGCCTCTTGGCATGTTGATCCAGGATTAACCAGTGCGTGGAATACTCTTCTTTGTGGCCGAAAAAG ATGGGCACTGTACCCTCCAGGAAGAGTGCCTGGTGGTGTCACAGTACATGTAAGTgctgaagatggtgatgttgacaTTGAGACTCCAACATCTTTGCAG TGGTGGCTTGATATCTATCCTCATCTTGCCGAACATGAGAAGCCACTGGAATGCACACAATTGCCAGGAGAGACTATATTTGTTCCTAGTGGATGGTGGCATTGTGTTTTAAACCTTGAGACGACAGTTGCAGTTACACAGAATTTTGTCAATCAATCAAATTTTGAGCATGTATGTCTAGACATGGCACCTGGTCACTGTCACAAAGGAGTTTGTCGTGCTGGCTTACTTGCTGTTCCGGGAAAATCTGTTAGAGATATAGAAAATCATCCACCTGGAACAATTACATCGAACCACAATGACATGACCTGTACAGAAGAAAGACTGAAAGGTTCAGGGTCTGTAAGAGATTCAAACAGTGAAAGTCAGTGTTCTTCATTTGAGTTCTCAGACGTCGACAAAAGTTTGGAGAACCAAGTTTTCTCATATGATATAGGTTTCTTATCTCaattccttgagaaagaaaaagaTCACTATACTTCTGTCTGGAGTCCTACTAATCCAATTGGCCAGAGAGAAGCAAGAGAATGGCTGCGTAGGCTATGGGTTCTTAAACCTGAACTGAGAGGACTAATATGGAAG GGTGCATGCCTAGCAATAAATGTGGACAAATGGTATGCATGCTTAGAGGAAATAAGGGCATGCCATAGTTTACCGGCACCGTCAGAGGATGAGAAGCTTCCTGTTGGGACAGGTAGCAACCCA GTCTTCATTGTCTCTGACAATGTGATTAAAATCAATGCTGAAGGAGGCTTGGGTTATTCTGCCCATGGTTTAGGCACAGAG CTTGAGTTCTATGATCTTCTGCGAAAAGTTGGCTCGCCTTTGGTCAACCACATCCCTGAGATCATTGCAAGTGGCTTTCTTGTGTACGAAGATGGCGTCTACAGAACAGTCCCATGGAATGGAAAAGGAATGCCAGATGTTTTGGCTAAATACTATCCTCTGGAGCTTTCTTATGCAAACAGCTGTTTTCCTCTTGGGTTATGGAGCAAACAACAGTTTGGAATGGATGGTTCAGCTGAATCTTCAAACAGACCTATTTGGCCTTACATGGTTACCAGAAAATGCAAAGGGGATATCTTTGCTCACGT CCGTGATACATTGTCCAAGGCTGACCTATTGAATCTTGCATCATCCTTGGGAGTTCAAATGCGAAATATCCATTTATTACCCCTTCCACATGAGGAATCATTACCCGAACCAGAGGACAATAATGTGAAAGACAGTGATCCACCTGAATGGAAACAAGTAATTTCTACTCTAAACAGAAGAAAGAATAATATAAAGAAGCACCTAGCTAACTG GGGTGGTACCGTACCAACAGTTTTAATTGAGAAGGCTGAAGAATATCTCCCTCCTGATATGAGTTCTCTAATCAAGTTTGTTAAG GATGGCGACGGTGACTCGGTGTACACATTCCCTTCTTGGATACATTCAGATATTATGGACGATAACATTCTTACTCAGAGGGCTCCCGAAATGGGTTCCCTCACTGATACCAAAAGCACTGGTGACGGAGATCTGGAGAAACTGAATGAAATCCATATTATTGACTTCAGTGATCTGTCCATTG GGGATCCTCTGTGCGACCTAATTCCGCTGCAGTTGGATGTTTTCCGTGGTGATATTGATCTTCTGAGGGAGTACCTTGGAAGCTATCAGCTTCCTTTCCTCAGAGGGAAATCAAACGACGACATCTACAAGTCGGTGCAAAATTCGAAATTCAGCACCGCATCATATCGCGCGAT GTGCTACTGCATACTGCACGACGACAACGTCTTGGCAGCTATATTTGGCCTGTGGAAGGAGCTGAGGAATGCAACGTCGTGGGAGGAGGTCGAGCACTTGGTCTGGGATGACCTCAACCGATACCAGCAATCGTCGCCTACACTCTCTAGCTAG
- the LOC123189637 gene encoding uncharacterized protein, whose protein sequence is MVLNGVLFLLVCAAARAAASGGDGPLLNGNFEQAPNRSQMNGSRVTGKYAIPHWKATGFVEYIECGAKQDHMVLVVPEGRHAVRLGTDSSIEHQLSVTRGKYYSVTFSAARTCAQSERLSVSIVPGDASSGELPVQTVYTSSGWDSYAWAFKARQGVVSLVIHHGDDQVDDPACGPIVDAVAIRTLNPPHATHQNMLINGDFEEGPYMTPGSPWGVLVPPMDEDATSPLPGWAIMSYSKVVKYIDAAHFRVPHGSRAVELVAGVEVALVQEVATVPGRSYRLQFSVGDAGNRCAASPMSVQVATAYGGKRVSYESRGTGGFVRDKLDFKAEGNSTRVVFYSTGYHTTSDSSGTLCGPVVDDVSLVSVSHPHARRLLR, encoded by the exons ATGGTGCTCAACGGCGTTCTGTTCTTGCTCGTCTGCGCGGCTGCTCGAGCTGCCGCTTCCGGCGGAGACG GCCCGCTGCTGAACGGCAACTTCGAGCAGGCGCCGAACAGGTCCCAGATGAACGGCTCGAGGGTGACGGGGAAGTACGCGATCCCGCACTGGAAGGCCACCGGGTTCGTGGAGTACATCGAGTGCGGGGCGAAGCAGGACCACATGGTCCTCGTGGTGCCGGAGGGCAGGCACGCCGTGCGGCTGGGCACCGACTCCTCCATCGAGCACCAGCTCAGCGTGACGCGGGGCAAGTACTACTCCGTCACCTTCAGCGCGGCGCGCACCTGCGCCCAGTCCGAGAGGCTGAGCGTGTCCATCGTCCCCGGCGACGCCTCCAGCGGCGAGCTCCCCGTCCAGACGGTGTACACGAGCAGCGGCTGGGACTCGTACGCCTGGGCCTTCAAGGCCCGGCAGGGCGTGGTGTCGCTCGTCATCCACCACGGCGACGACCAGGTGGACGACCCCGCCTGCGGCCCCATCGTCGACGCCGTCGCCATTAGAACGCTCAACCCTCCCCACGCCACCCACC AGAACATGCTGATCAACGGGGACTTCGAGGAGGGGCCGTACATGACGCCGGGGTCGCCGTGGGGGGTGCTGGTGCCGCCCATGGACGAGGACGCCACGTCGCCGCTGCCGGGGTGGGCGATCATGTCCTACTCCAAGGTGGTCAAGTACATCGACGCGGCGCACTTCCGGGTGCCGCACGGCTCCCGCGCCGTGGAGCTGGTGGCCGGCGTGGAGGTGGCGCTGGTGCAGGAGGTGGCCACCGTGCCCGGCAGGTCCTACAGGCTGCAGTTCTCGGTGGGCGACGCGGGAAACAGGTGCGCGGCGTCGCCCATGAGCGTGCAGGTGGCCACGGCGTACGGGGGCAAGCGCGTCTCGTACGAGTCCCGCGGCACCGGCGGGTTCGTGCGCGACAAGCTCGACTTCAAGGCCGAGGGGAACAGCACCCGGGTGGTGTTCTACAGCACCGGCTACCACACCACGTCCGACAGCAGCGGCACGCTCTGCGGGCCCGTCGTTGACGACGTCTCGCTCGTCAGCGTTTCGCACCCGCATGCTCGCCGGTTGCTCCGCTGA
- the LOC123185655 gene encoding uncharacterized protein yields MAIKGALLFLVVCAAARAASAGDGPLPNGNFEDSPDRFQMDGSRVTGANAIPQWKITGHVEYIESGQTQGDMILTVPEGSHAVRLGEDGSIHQQLSVAPGTQYSVTFSAARTCAQYEKLTVSVVPGDASDEISIQTVYTSSGWDSYCWAFQATNDVMTLTIHNPVHEDDPACGPMIDSVAIKTLYPPQATGDNLLRNGDFEQGPYIAPGSPFGVLVPNRDETHISPISGWMIMSYSKVIKYVDSPHYAVPHGSYAVELVSGGEAALVQEVETVPGSACRLEFSVGNAGNRCESSDEQPMRVLVSTAGGSKTVVHRSDGYGGGTTRASLEFTAIHSRTKVVFSGSSYHTKSDSSGTRCGPVVDDASLVCVPPTPARRLLR; encoded by the exons ATGGCGATCAAGGGCGCGCTGCTGTTCTTGGTCGTCTGCGCGGCTGCTCGAGCTGCTTCTGCCGGCGATG GCCCACTCCCGAACGGCAACTTCGAGGACTCGCCGGACAGGTTCCAAATGGACGGCTCGAGGGTGACGGGGGCGAACGCCATCCCACAGTGGAAGATCACCGGGCACGTTGAGTACATCGAGTCCGGGCAGACGCAGGGCGACATGATCCTGACGGTGCCGGAGGGCTCGCACGCCGTGCGGCTGGGCGAGGACGGCTCCATCCACCAGCAGCTCAGCGTGGCGCCGGGCACGCAGTACTCCGTCACCTTCAGCGCGGCGCGCACGTGCGCCCAGTACGAGAAGCTGACCGTGTCGGTCGTCCCCGGCGACGCGTCCGACGAGATCTCCATCCAGACGGTGTACACCAGCAGCGGCTGGGACTCCTACTGCTGGGCTTTCCAGGCCACGAACGACGTCATGACGCTCACCATCCACAACCCCGTCCACGAGGACGACCCCGCCTGCGGCCCCATGATCGACTCCGTCGCCATCAAGACGCTCTACCCTCCTCAGGCCACCGGCG ATAACTTGCTGAGGAACGGGGACTTCGAGCAGGGGCCGTACATCGCGCCGGGGTCACCATTCGGGGTGCTGGTGCCCAACAGGGACGAGACCCACATCTCGCCGATCTCGGGGTGGATGATCATGTCCTACTCCAAGGTCATCAAGTACGTGGACTCGCCGCACTACGCGGTGCCGCACGGCTCCTACGCCGTGGAGCTGGTGTCCGGCGGGGAGGCCGCGCTGGTGCAGGAGGTGGAGACCGTGCCGGGGAGCGCGTGCAGGCTGGAGTTCTCGGTCGGGAACGCCGGCAACCGGTGCGAGTCGAGCGACGAACAGCCCATGCGCGTGCTGGTCTCCACGGCGGGCGGGAGCAAGACCGTGGTGCACCGCTCCGACGGCTACGGCGGGGGCACCACGCGCGCCTCGCTCGAGTTCACGGCGATCCATAGCCGGACCAAGGTGGTGTTCTCCGGCTCCAGCTACCACACCAAGTCCGACAGCAGCGGCACCCGCTGCGGGCCCGTCGTCGACGACGCCTCGCTCGTCTGCGTTCCGCCGACGCCTGCCCGCCGGTTGCTTCGCTGA